A stretch of Chloroflexota bacterium DNA encodes these proteins:
- a CDS encoding sulfatase-like hydrolase/transferase codes for MADSRPNILWYCTDQQRFDTIAALGNEHVHTDTVDGLVGRGVSFTRTYCQSPICTPSRASFLTGQLPSTVRANGNGIEFMPQDYPLVTQLLADAGYDCGLVGKLHIATAEAGVEPRGRDGYRFFAYSHAPRDDWAEGHAYVEWLRERGQDLKTLLASPDNVPARYQQTTWATDACIEFIDQPRNGPWLLSVNPYYPHPPFNPPREYFERFDPESLPGPIFEDGDLEIQRRISDAGVDFQNYPEHPDSFDGRKIQAQYYAMIELIDDQLARLLKHIESVGQLDNTLIIFTSDHGESLGDHGLVEKGCRFMEGMARVPLVMCWPGHFCQGLRSDALVQLTDIAPTLLEIAGLDIPERMNGRSLLPILTGDADPEEFRDYVRCEFRNAIRLGDGTHASMIADKRWKLVLYHGKDGLGELYDLAADPNEHRNLYYEPEIAEVINRYMIKMFDDTVFETDWGPRRVGWI; via the coding sequence ATGGCAGATTCACGACCTAACATCCTCTGGTATTGCACCGATCAGCAGCGCTTCGACACGATTGCCGCGCTCGGCAACGAGCACGTCCACACCGACACCGTCGACGGCCTGGTCGGGCGGGGCGTGAGCTTTACCCGCACGTACTGCCAGAGCCCGATCTGCACCCCTTCGCGCGCCAGCTTCCTCACCGGTCAGCTCCCCTCAACCGTCCGCGCCAACGGCAACGGCATCGAGTTCATGCCCCAGGACTATCCGCTGGTTACCCAGCTGCTGGCCGACGCCGGTTACGACTGCGGCCTGGTCGGCAAGCTGCACATAGCCACCGCCGAGGCCGGGGTCGAACCGCGCGGGCGCGACGGCTACCGGTTCTTCGCCTATTCGCACGCGCCCCGTGACGACTGGGCCGAAGGCCACGCATACGTCGAGTGGCTGCGCGAGCGGGGGCAGGACCTGAAGACGCTGCTGGCCTCACCGGACAACGTGCCGGCCCGGTACCAGCAGACGACCTGGGCGACCGACGCCTGCATCGAGTTCATCGACCAGCCGCGCAACGGTCCCTGGCTGCTGAGCGTCAATCCCTACTATCCGCACCCGCCGTTCAACCCGCCGCGCGAGTACTTCGAGCGGTTCGATCCAGAGTCCCTGCCCGGACCGATTTTTGAGGACGGGGACCTGGAAATCCAGCGCCGGATCTCCGACGCGGGAGTCGACTTCCAGAATTACCCGGAGCACCCCGACAGCTTCGACGGCCGCAAGATCCAGGCCCAGTACTACGCCATGATCGAGCTGATCGACGACCAGTTGGCCCGACTGCTGAAGCACATCGAATCGGTCGGCCAGCTGGACAACACCCTGATCATCTTCACCTCCGATCACGGCGAATCGCTGGGCGACCACGGCCTGGTGGAGAAGGGCTGCCGGTTCATGGAGGGAATGGCGCGGGTGCCGCTGGTGATGTGCTGGCCGGGCCATTTTTGCCAGGGATTGCGGTCGGACGCCCTGGTCCAGCTGACCGACATCGCCCCTACCCTGCTGGAGATTGCGGGACTGGACATCCCCGAACGCATGAACGGGCGATCGCTGCTGCCGATCCTGACCGGCGACGCCGATCCGGAAGAATTCCGCGACTATGTGCGCTGCGAATTCCGCAACGCGATCCGGCTAGGCGACGGGACTCACGCGTCCATGATTGCCGACAAGCGCTGGAAGCTGGTGCTATACCACGGCAAGGACGGGCTTGGCGAACTGTACGACCTGGCCGCGGACCCGAACGAGCACCGCAATCTTTACTACGAGCCCGAAATTGCCGAAGTAATTAATCGCTACATGATCAAAATGTTTGACGACACCGTGTTCGAAACCGACTGGGGCCCGCGCCGCGTCGGGTGGATTTAA
- the glpK gene encoding glycerol kinase GlpK has translation MQIPATNYLLAIDQGTSGTTVLAVDRGGKVLDRAYRPLGSRFPRDGWVEQSAAEIFESALGAARELLGRQGSPPAGIGITNQRETTLLWDRASSRPLAPAIVWQDRRTAEICLELKQRGAEAMVQERTGLVIDPYFSGTKLAWLFDSDPDLAARARSGRVCFGTVDSWLIWKLTGGREHVIDATNAARTMLARIDPPGWDDDLLDLLGVPRSILPRIVPSSGWSALTDRDVFGAAVPLAGIAGDQHAALFGQACFEPGQVKTTYGTGCFVLLNAGSRPPRSENKLLSTLAWQIGEETTYALEGSVFMGGATVQWLRDNLGLIENAAESETVAGSVPDSGGAILVPAFTGLGAPDWDPDARAAILGMTRDTRSAHIVRAGLESIALQVCDVLAAMGADTGSPIAEMRVDGGAAENDLLMQMQADYSGMAVIRPAVTETTGLGAALLAGLTLGWWPDLAAISGVWERQATFYPDRDLDRVAMMANWRRAVERSMGWAR, from the coding sequence ATGCAGATTCCGGCAACAAATTATCTTTTGGCGATCGACCAGGGCACCTCCGGCACCACCGTGTTGGCGGTGGACCGTGGCGGCAAGGTCCTCGACCGCGCCTACCGTCCGCTGGGGTCGCGGTTCCCCCGCGACGGATGGGTCGAGCAGAGCGCCGCAGAGATTTTCGAATCGGCCCTGGGGGCAGCCCGCGAACTGCTGGGCCGCCAGGGATCGCCGCCCGCCGGGATCGGCATAACCAACCAGCGCGAGACGACCCTTCTCTGGGACCGGGCCAGCTCCCGGCCGCTGGCTCCGGCCATCGTATGGCAGGACCGGCGGACCGCCGAAATCTGCCTGGAGCTCAAGCAGCGGGGCGCCGAGGCCATGGTCCAGGAGCGGACCGGGTTGGTCATCGATCCGTATTTTTCGGGGACCAAGCTAGCCTGGTTGTTCGATTCCGATCCGGACCTTGCGGCCAGGGCCCGCTCCGGCCGGGTGTGCTTCGGGACGGTGGATTCCTGGCTCATCTGGAAACTCACCGGCGGACGCGAGCACGTTATCGACGCGACCAATGCCGCGCGCACGATGCTGGCCCGCATCGATCCGCCGGGTTGGGATGACGATCTTCTGGATCTTTTGGGGGTGCCCCGTTCGATCCTGCCCCGGATCGTTCCCTCCTCGGGATGGAGCGCGCTTACCGACCGCGACGTGTTCGGCGCGGCGGTGCCTTTGGCCGGGATCGCCGGCGACCAGCACGCGGCGCTTTTCGGGCAAGCCTGTTTTGAGCCCGGGCAGGTCAAGACGACCTACGGCACCGGCTGTTTCGTGTTGCTGAATGCCGGGAGCCGTCCGCCCCGCTCGGAGAACAAACTCCTGTCCACCCTGGCCTGGCAGATCGGCGAAGAGACCACGTACGCGCTGGAGGGCTCAGTCTTCATGGGCGGGGCGACCGTGCAGTGGCTGCGCGACAACCTCGGCCTGATCGAAAACGCCGCCGAGTCCGAAACGGTTGCAGGCAGCGTTCCCGACAGCGGGGGAGCGATCCTGGTGCCCGCGTTCACCGGCCTGGGCGCGCCCGACTGGGACCCCGACGCGCGGGCCGCCATCCTGGGAATGACCCGCGACACGCGGTCCGCGCACATCGTCCGCGCCGGCCTGGAATCGATCGCCCTCCAGGTCTGCGACGTCCTCGCGGCAATGGGCGCCGATACCGGCTCGCCGATCGCCGAGATGCGGGTAGACGGTGGGGCCGCGGAGAACGACCTGCTGATGCAGATGCAGGCCGACTACAGCGGCATGGCGGTCATCCGGCCGGCGGTGACCGAGACGACCGGGCTAGGCGCAGCCCTGCTGGCCGGGTTAACGCTCGGCTGGTGGCCGGACCTGGCCGCTATCTCCGGGGTCTGGGAACGCCAGGCCACCTTCTACCCTGACCGGGACCTGGATCGCGTCGCGATGATGGCTAACTGGCGCCGCGCGGTGGAGCGGTCTATGGGCTGGGCACGCTAG
- a CDS encoding polysaccharide deacetylase family protein — protein sequence MTATDGAPEFRAAGEFGLFLARIGYGVGPPISAPAYQGSVLTQCFAGARLELCTDAAMGPFGQVRLSDLGTMLLSAAALPGEVQAAGLAPPDPDSEGEVDRQLAGFFAAHGGRERFGAPLAAGFDHAGARCQLFAKAVLRGSGGGNVVADPLGSRYMGLPQSLRRQIDPLPAPGAPADPAAGIDAPIIYYHDVPDAGAFASQLEGLVGEGFTVVPYERLVRALRGKADLPDNPLVITFDDGRTSQLHNAAPVLLRLRLPATFFVLPGFDQLEPGHLSARAFARLRNWGFSVQSHTLNHADIPSLLRSDRGAAEAEVVSSRDALLPIGGGDHFSYPFGGYDQAAADLVRAAGYESAVSTRFERVHFPADLYRLARIQANPQASYEQVSADLAAAGG from the coding sequence ATGACGGCGACCGACGGGGCCCCTGAGTTCCGGGCGGCCGGCGAATTCGGTCTTTTTCTGGCGCGGATCGGATATGGCGTCGGACCGCCGATATCGGCCCCCGCTTACCAGGGTTCGGTGCTGACGCAGTGCTTTGCGGGCGCCCGCCTGGAACTTTGCACGGACGCCGCGATGGGGCCGTTCGGGCAGGTTCGGCTTTCCGATCTGGGCACGATGCTCCTGTCCGCTGCGGCCCTGCCGGGGGAGGTCCAAGCGGCCGGACTGGCGCCGCCGGACCCGGACTCTGAAGGCGAGGTCGACCGGCAGCTGGCTGGATTCTTCGCCGCCCATGGAGGACGCGAACGCTTCGGCGCGCCGCTGGCGGCCGGGTTTGACCACGCCGGGGCGCGCTGCCAGTTGTTCGCCAAGGCAGTCCTGCGCGGCTCCGGCGGCGGAAACGTGGTCGCCGACCCGCTGGGGAGCCGGTACATGGGCCTGCCGCAATCACTGCGACGCCAAATCGACCCGCTGCCGGCGCCGGGCGCACCGGCCGACCCCGCGGCGGGCATCGACGCCCCGATCATCTACTACCACGATGTGCCCGATGCGGGTGCGTTCGCAAGCCAGCTGGAAGGCCTGGTCGGCGAGGGTTTCACGGTCGTTCCATACGAACGACTGGTCAGGGCGTTGCGAGGCAAGGCCGATCTGCCGGACAATCCGCTGGTCATAACTTTCGATGATGGACGCACGAGCCAATTGCACAATGCGGCACCGGTCTTGCTGCGCCTGCGCCTGCCGGCCACGTTCTTCGTCCTGCCCGGATTCGACCAACTTGAGCCCGGGCACCTGAGCGCCCGCGCTTTCGCGCGCCTGCGCAACTGGGGGTTTTCGGTTCAGTCCCACACCCTAAACCACGCCGACATTCCGAGCCTTCTGCGCAGCGACCGCGGCGCGGCCGAAGCCGAGGTCGTGAGCTCGCGCGACGCTCTGCTGCCCATCGGCGGCGGCGATCACTTCTCCTATCCGTTCGGCGGCTACGATCAGGCCGCCGCCGACCTGGTGCGGGCGGCGGGCTATGAATCTGCCGTCAGCACCAGGTTCGAGAGGGTGCACTTCCCGGCCGATCTCTACCGCCTGGCGAGGATTCAGGCCAACCCGCAGGCAAGCTACGAACAGGTCAGCGCCGATCTGGCCGCGGCCGGCGGGTAA
- a CDS encoding insulinase family protein: MLEIAANPIDQAESTTLENGLRVVSATMPNTQAVSYAVLINAGSRFESSAQAGISHFIEHLVFKGTRRWPTPRAISEQIEGVGGVLNASTGKELVTYWCKVPAPRFEKGSSVISSLVTEHLIPAEDVDRERSVILEEIDMYYDDPHSMTDLLSERITYPDHPMGRDIIGSRETLNSIERDDLLDFISKQYEPRSTVVAIAGKPSHAEAVAMAEREFGSWASDRAPAQREYSDGRATGQALHVEERATEQANMLLTMPAPAQNDPDRFALSLLNAALGQGMSSRLFQRIREQMGLAYAVYAYWHPSSDQGHFGVYAGVSPDKAVSALEAIKSELGLALGGLDPDELERAREFVRGRLILGTEDTRGVLAWIGRQTALYDRVLPLSEAVAQIDAVTSEDVVRVAERVLDPANFRLAVLGPFADAGPFEAALGN; encoded by the coding sequence ATGCTCGAAATCGCCGCCAACCCGATCGATCAAGCCGAATCAACCACCCTCGAAAACGGCCTGCGAGTGGTATCGGCGACGATGCCCAACACCCAGGCTGTCTCTTACGCGGTGTTGATAAACGCCGGATCACGCTTCGAAAGCAGCGCCCAAGCCGGCATATCCCATTTCATCGAACACCTGGTCTTCAAGGGGACCCGCCGCTGGCCCACGCCGCGCGCCATCTCCGAGCAGATCGAGGGGGTCGGCGGAGTTCTGAACGCATCGACCGGCAAGGAACTGGTCACCTACTGGTGCAAGGTCCCGGCCCCGCGTTTTGAGAAGGGATCGTCGGTTATCTCCTCCCTGGTGACCGAACACCTGATCCCCGCCGAGGACGTGGACCGCGAACGCAGCGTGATCCTCGAAGAGATCGACATGTACTACGATGACCCGCATTCCATGACGGACCTGCTTTCGGAGCGGATCACCTATCCCGACCATCCGATGGGGCGCGACATCATCGGGAGTCGCGAAACGCTCAATTCGATCGAGCGCGACGACCTGCTGGACTTCATTTCCAAGCAGTACGAGCCGCGATCGACGGTGGTCGCGATCGCCGGCAAACCAAGCCACGCCGAGGCGGTGGCTATGGCCGAACGCGAATTCGGGTCCTGGGCGAGCGATCGGGCGCCGGCCCAAAGGGAATATTCCGACGGGCGCGCGACGGGGCAGGCGCTGCATGTCGAGGAGCGCGCAACCGAACAGGCCAACATGCTGCTGACGATGCCGGCCCCGGCCCAGAACGACCCCGACCGATTCGCGCTCAGCCTGCTGAACGCCGCCCTCGGACAGGGCATGAGTTCACGTCTTTTCCAGCGCATCCGCGAACAGATGGGTCTGGCCTACGCGGTATACGCGTACTGGCACCCGTCCTCGGACCAGGGTCATTTCGGGGTTTACGCCGGCGTGAGCCCGGACAAGGCGGTCAGCGCCCTGGAGGCGATCAAGTCCGAGCTCGGACTGGCGCTGGGCGGGCTGGACCCCGACGAACTCGAGCGGGCGCGCGAATTCGTGCGTGGCCGGTTGATCCTGGGAACCGAGGACACGCGCGGAGTCCTGGCCTGGATCGGTCGCCAGACCGCGCTCTACGACCGGGTGCTTCCGTTGTCGGAAGCCGTGGCCCAGATCGACGCGGTCACCTCCGAAGACGTCGTGCGGGTGGCCGAGCGGGTGCTGGACCCGGCCAATTTCCGGCTGGCGGTGCTGGGTCCGTTTGCCGACGCCGGTCCCTTTGAGGCCGCGCTGGGCAACTGA
- a CDS encoding ROK family protein: protein MNDELSRSVLAVDFGGTQIRAARVMRDGSILDENYGLTGDGEPGEVVARIIGVVARSWEAAAAAGDKPAAISIAAPGPIDFARGVILSAPNIAGFANVPICDSVSERFGLPVFLQNDANAAALAEHEFGAGRGFDHMVYLTISSGIGAGIISHGRLLQGATGNAGEVGQMTVDLNDRVYQSGCLGTMEGQASGDHLAKYAASRLAAGQRSSLTKVVADGGELDGEAVVAAARDGDPLALATWQRALAGLGAGTVSFVHVLNPEIIVVGGGVANAGEMLFAPLRDYVRRWTLPGFSEHLQIVPAALGNRVGILGAAVWGWRNQAGQA from the coding sequence GTGAACGACGAACTATCGCGATCGGTGCTGGCGGTCGACTTCGGCGGCACCCAAATCCGCGCCGCCCGAGTGATGCGCGACGGTTCGATCCTCGATGAAAACTACGGCCTGACCGGCGACGGGGAACCCGGCGAAGTGGTCGCCCGGATCATCGGCGTCGTCGCCCGGTCCTGGGAAGCGGCGGCGGCAGCAGGCGACAAACCCGCCGCGATTTCGATTGCCGCACCCGGCCCGATCGACTTCGCCAGGGGGGTGATCCTGAGCGCACCGAATATTGCCGGATTCGCCAACGTTCCCATCTGCGATTCGGTCAGCGAGCGGTTCGGGCTCCCGGTTTTTCTGCAAAACGACGCCAACGCGGCCGCCCTGGCCGAGCACGAGTTCGGGGCCGGTCGCGGGTTCGATCACATGGTCTACCTGACCATTTCGTCAGGGATCGGGGCGGGAATCATCTCGCACGGGCGCCTGTTGCAGGGCGCGACCGGCAATGCCGGTGAAGTCGGACAGATGACGGTGGACTTGAACGACCGCGTCTACCAATCGGGGTGTCTGGGCACGATGGAGGGCCAGGCTTCGGGCGACCACCTGGCAAAATACGCCGCGTCCCGGCTGGCGGCCGGCCAGCGGTCCTCGCTGACGAAGGTCGTGGCCGACGGCGGCGAGCTGGACGGTGAAGCGGTTGTCGCTGCGGCGCGCGACGGCGACCCGCTGGCGCTGGCGACCTGGCAGCGCGCGCTTGCCGGGCTCGGCGCCGGGACGGTCAGTTTCGTGCACGTCCTGAACCCCGAGATCATAGTCGTTGGCGGCGGGGTGGCCAACGCCGGCGAGATGCTGTTTGCGCCGCTGCGCGATTACGTCAGGCGCTGGACCTTACCCGGGTTTTCCGAACACCTGCAGATCGTTCCGGCCGCCCTGGGCAACCGGGTCGGGATTTTGGGCGCCGCTGTCTGGGGGTGGCGAAATCAGGCCGGGCAGGCCTGA
- a CDS encoding peptide ABC transporter substrate-binding protein, whose product MTEQLAPVARWSTIGLLLALLLALTWPASPVFGDESSADAQAVCTPAPNVLRMAQRRPITLDPATARSSSSNFYIGLLYSGLVRGTSDGSIEGDLAIDWEQSEDRRIYTFTLRPDTAFADGVPIDADDVVFSIRRALSPEVASSTAQTYLGDILGAKEFRAALRADLPGVRAVDGRTVQIELEQPKSSFLQKLSYPASYVVDANQVEQTGWWLNPNSSGAFVLVDYPRADEGDPIIVTGNRNHHRGAETELIRAEFHPVGGQQAFDTYQRGGFDAIPIAGPTLIQVTDPAHPLSSHVTASPPVSLSYLGFRSETPPFDDPLVRAAFAHAINVDRLVLLQNDGSIQVADGIIPPGIPGYEAGSAGVPGYDPERARELLAESSYGSAEDLPEIIFTLVGRSLNVDWLEWTIAQSLKRNLGVDVKFRTLTFAETLDALDGPSDPKFQLFALGWYADYLDPENFVAALFGSESPVNHFEYSSDTVDSLIAEADDLGFGPDRLALFRAAERQVVGDHPLLPLYFGSDRYLVQPWIEGFDLQVLSDWLSLVSTAQACPA is encoded by the coding sequence ATGACCGAGCAATTGGCGCCGGTCGCACGCTGGAGCACGATCGGATTGCTGCTGGCGCTGCTGCTCGCCCTGACCTGGCCGGCTTCGCCCGTTTTCGGCGACGAATCGTCTGCCGACGCCCAGGCCGTGTGTACGCCGGCCCCCAATGTCCTGCGGATGGCCCAGCGCCGCCCGATCACCCTGGATCCGGCCACCGCCCGCAGTTCGTCCTCGAATTTCTACATTGGATTGTTGTACTCGGGCCTGGTCCGCGGCACAAGCGATGGTTCGATCGAGGGTGATCTGGCCATCGATTGGGAACAGTCCGAAGACCGGCGCATTTACACCTTCACCCTGCGCCCGGACACCGCCTTTGCCGACGGGGTCCCGATCGACGCCGACGACGTGGTTTTCTCCATCCGGCGCGCCCTCTCGCCGGAAGTTGCCTCTAGCACCGCGCAGACCTACCTCGGCGACATTTTGGGAGCGAAAGAATTCCGCGCCGCCCTCCGCGCCGACCTCCCGGGTGTTCGCGCGGTCGATGGGCGGACCGTGCAGATTGAGCTCGAACAACCCAAATCCTCGTTTCTGCAGAAACTGAGCTATCCGGCCAGCTACGTCGTCGACGCCAATCAGGTCGAGCAAACCGGCTGGTGGCTCAATCCCAATTCCAGTGGCGCCTTCGTTTTGGTCGACTATCCGCGCGCCGACGAAGGCGATCCGATCATCGTCACCGGCAACCGCAATCACCATCGCGGCGCGGAGACCGAACTGATCCGGGCCGAATTTCACCCGGTGGGCGGGCAGCAGGCGTTCGACACGTATCAGCGCGGTGGGTTCGACGCAATCCCCATTGCCGGCCCCACGCTGATCCAGGTGACGGATCCGGCGCATCCGCTGAGCTCCCACGTGACCGCCTCGCCGCCGGTGTCGCTCTCCTACCTGGGATTCAGGTCGGAAACTCCCCCATTCGACGATCCCCTGGTCCGGGCCGCATTTGCACACGCGATCAACGTCGATCGCTTGGTCCTGCTCCAGAACGACGGATCGATTCAGGTGGCGGATGGAATAATCCCGCCGGGCATTCCTGGTTACGAGGCCGGATCGGCCGGGGTTCCCGGCTACGATCCGGAGCGGGCGCGCGAACTGCTGGCCGAGTCCAGCTACGGGTCCGCCGAGGACCTGCCCGAGATAATCTTCACTTTGGTCGGGCGATCTCTGAACGTCGATTGGCTCGAGTGGACCATCGCCCAGAGCCTCAAGCGAAACCTCGGCGTCGATGTCAAATTCCGGACCCTGACGTTCGCCGAAACCCTGGACGCCCTGGACGGACCGTCCGATCCCAAATTCCAGCTTTTCGCGCTGGGCTGGTACGCCGATTACCTGGACCCGGAGAACTTCGTCGCAGCACTATTTGGGTCCGAGAGTCCGGTCAATCATTTCGAGTACAGCTCGGATACGGTTGACTCCCTGATCGCCGAGGCCGATGACCTCGGATTTGGTCCCGACCGGTTGGCCCTATTCCGGGCCGCCGAGCGCCAGGTTGTGGGCGACCATCCACTGCTGCCACTGTATTTCGGGAGCGACCGTTACCTGGTCCAACCCTGGATCGAAGGTTTTGACCTGCAGGTCCTGTCCGATTGGCTCAGCCTCGTCAGCACCGCTCAGGCCTGCCCGGCCTGA
- a CDS encoding FeS-binding protein → MASVRLKLTFPEELITEPIVYLVSRDFELVSNIRRADVREHIGWMVLSLEGDEDNIDAGIAWMQSRGVIVDPVEGDIVQ, encoded by the coding sequence ATGGCTAGCGTGCGCCTCAAATTGACGTTCCCCGAGGAACTGATCACCGAACCGATCGTCTATTTGGTGTCCCGCGACTTCGAATTGGTATCCAATATCCGTCGCGCAGACGTACGCGAGCACATCGGCTGGATGGTCCTCTCGCTAGAGGGCGACGAGGACAACATAGACGCCGGAATCGCCTGGATGCAGTCGCGCGGCGTGATCGTCGACCCGGTGGAGGGCGACATTGTCCAATAG
- a CDS encoding DUF2088 domain-containing protein, with the protein MHYPNMLRMRQDLVTDHIPDLEGHLSGRLKAALAKSELTPNGSVAIGVGSRGVTPIVTVVKTLVQGLKAAGLRPFVVPAMGSHGGGTAEGQASVLGEYGVTEDAVGAPVRATMETVLVGHTDDGVEVHMDANAHAADHVIPIGRVKLHTGMTGPIQSGLCKILSIGLGKRFGAERIHESGVNRQVPKAAQVMLDTGKILCGVGLVENPLDETIYAEMPTPAEYIATDRDLLAKSIAIFPELPTDRAHLLMVDEMGKNISGSGMDSNVIGTKAFRNRERERKQFEFISVHRLTQASHGNAAGLGQAQFTTRQLVDEVDWNDTYINMITAMAPDSGCPMVFDSDRECLDVGFSMAGRRARADGEDLKVMRIINTMEIGHFWASEALAQEIQASGKAELVGPAAGFAFGDAGEMLGLRNL; encoded by the coding sequence ATGCACTACCCCAACATGCTGCGCATGCGTCAGGACCTGGTCACCGACCACATTCCCGACCTTGAGGGACACCTCAGCGGGCGCCTGAAGGCCGCCCTGGCCAAATCGGAACTGACCCCAAATGGCTCCGTTGCAATTGGGGTCGGTAGCCGCGGCGTTACTCCAATAGTCACCGTCGTCAAAACCCTGGTCCAGGGGTTGAAGGCGGCCGGACTCCGCCCGTTCGTCGTCCCGGCGATGGGCAGTCACGGCGGCGGGACCGCCGAGGGCCAGGCCTCGGTACTGGGCGAGTACGGCGTGACCGAGGACGCGGTCGGCGCACCGGTGCGGGCCACCATGGAGACCGTCCTGGTCGGCCACACCGATGACGGGGTCGAGGTCCACATGGACGCCAACGCCCACGCCGCCGATCACGTGATTCCGATCGGCCGAGTCAAGCTCCACACCGGCATGACCGGCCCGATCCAGAGCGGCCTGTGCAAGATCCTGTCCATTGGCCTGGGCAAGCGATTCGGCGCCGAACGCATCCACGAATCCGGCGTCAACCGGCAGGTGCCCAAGGCGGCCCAGGTAATGCTGGACACCGGCAAGATCCTTTGCGGGGTGGGGCTGGTCGAGAACCCGCTTGACGAGACCATTTACGCCGAGATGCCGACACCGGCCGAATACATCGCCACCGATCGCGACCTGCTCGCCAAGTCGATAGCCATATTCCCGGAACTCCCGACCGACCGCGCCCATCTGCTGATGGTCGATGAAATGGGTAAGAACATCTCCGGTTCGGGCATGGACTCGAACGTTATCGGGACCAAGGCTTTCCGGAACAGGGAGCGCGAGCGCAAGCAGTTCGAGTTCATCAGCGTGCATCGCCTGACCCAGGCGTCGCACGGCAACGCGGCCGGACTGGGGCAGGCGCAATTTACCACCCGCCAGCTGGTCGACGAGGTGGACTGGAACGACACCTACATCAACATGATCACCGCGATGGCGCCCGACTCGGGTTGTCCGATGGTCTTCGATTCCGACCGCGAATGCCTGGACGTGGGGTTTTCGATGGCCGGCCGCCGCGCCCGCGCCGACGGCGAGGACCTCAAGGTCATGCGGATCATCAACACGATGGAAATCGGGCACTTTTGGGCGTCCGAAGCCCTGGCCCAGGAGATCCAAGCTTCCGGCAAGGCCGAACTTGTCGGCCCGGCAGCCGGGTTCGCCTTCGGCGACGCCGGTGAAATGCTTGGCCTGAGAAACCTCTGA
- a CDS encoding MFS transporter, producing the protein MNAETAQPAANWPRYRPTIGAGGAAFVLFGVSLTVIGPLLQPIREEFATNNATIGLLFLFSSAAHVAGTMAGSYFSDLIGRRLFVVAGLVTLALGFLFSGLAPNIQIFLLNGVFFGIGYGMLDGPCNALLVDISGPRSARVLNFVHGGFGVGAVIGPVFAAIVYSQTGDWRPVFVALAVAWLLLAIPFALVSVPKELPARSAGWRIRSVLGLHLTLIMGVMFCAVGVELIYQSWLPSFLELERGFERTIAAASLTAVSVGLVLGRAAMGLVAGRWDPYRLLAVLMAGCALAALAAMLVQSPVLAVALFGLASLLAAGGFPTAISLGTAELRSNVGSATGLIVASAGIAGMTFPPISGVLAENGQFDLVMLLPAPLALLGAGLVLIARMNRRQAGHS; encoded by the coding sequence ATCAACGCCGAAACGGCCCAGCCGGCCGCGAACTGGCCCAGATACCGTCCCACAATCGGCGCGGGCGGGGCGGCGTTCGTCCTTTTCGGAGTCTCACTGACCGTCATCGGCCCGCTCCTGCAGCCGATCCGCGAGGAGTTTGCGACCAACAACGCCACCATCGGGCTGCTTTTCCTTTTTTCGTCCGCCGCGCACGTTGCGGGAACGATGGCCGGATCGTATTTTTCGGACCTCATCGGGCGGCGGCTGTTCGTCGTGGCCGGTCTGGTCACCCTGGCGCTCGGGTTCCTCTTTTCGGGGCTGGCGCCGAACATTCAGATCTTTCTGCTAAACGGCGTGTTTTTCGGGATCGGATACGGCATGCTCGACGGGCCCTGCAACGCCCTGCTGGTCGACATTTCCGGTCCCCGCTCGGCCCGGGTCCTGAACTTTGTGCACGGCGGATTCGGAGTCGGTGCGGTGATCGGACCGGTTTTCGCCGCGATCGTCTACAGTCAAACTGGCGACTGGCGACCGGTGTTCGTAGCGCTGGCGGTGGCCTGGCTCCTGCTGGCGATTCCGTTTGCCCTCGTGTCGGTCCCAAAGGAATTGCCGGCGCGGTCGGCGGGATGGCGAATACGCAGCGTGCTCGGGCTGCACCTGACGCTGATCATGGGGGTAATGTTCTGCGCGGTTGGGGTTGAGTTGATCTATCAGTCCTGGCTGCCCAGCTTCCTCGAATTGGAGCGCGGCTTCGAACGCACGATCGCGGCCGCATCGCTGACTGCGGTCTCGGTCGGACTGGTCCTCGGTCGGGCAGCGATGGGGCTCGTAGCCGGCCGCTGGGACCCATACCGGCTGCTGGCGGTCCTGATGGCGGGATGCGCCCTGGCGGCGTTGGCGGCAATGTTGGTTCAGAGTCCGGTGCTGGCGGTCGCCTTGTTCGGCCTGGCATCTCTGCTGGCGGCCGGGGGTTTTCCGACCGCGATCTCGCTGGGAACGGCCGAACTTAGGTCAAACGTGGGCAGCGCCACGGGCCTGATCGTGGCGTCGGCGGGAATCGCCGGGATGACTTTTCCGCCGATCTCGGGAGTGCTGGCCGAAAATGGGCAATTCGATCTGGTCATGCTCCTGCCGGCGCCGCTCGCCCTGCTCGGAGCGGGGCTGGTGCTGATTGCGCGAATGAACAGGCGCCAAGCGGGGCACTCGTGA